The following proteins are co-located in the Lacticaseibacillus paracasei subsp. paracasei genome:
- a CDS encoding GNAT family N-acetyltransferase: MTTTIRPEQPSDYRQVETIHRNAFWNLYVPGADEHYLAHIIRDHADFVPELALVLERNAQVIGNIMYTKAKLIDEAVVEKTILTFGPVAIDPAFQRQGFGKQLMEVSMKRAVELGYDTIVIFGDPDNYVERGFKSCQKFNVWAANNTQPTAMLVKVLKPNVLDGRKWTYHESSAMGYDKEAAARFDATFPTKAKGYQASQEAFYILSHSVLKS; this comes from the coding sequence ATGACAACCACGATTCGCCCTGAACAACCGTCAGATTATCGACAAGTTGAAACTATTCATCGCAATGCTTTCTGGAATCTTTATGTCCCCGGCGCTGATGAACATTATTTAGCGCATATCATTCGAGATCATGCCGATTTCGTTCCTGAACTGGCTCTTGTGCTTGAACGCAATGCACAAGTGATTGGCAATATTATGTATACCAAGGCTAAATTAATTGATGAAGCCGTTGTTGAGAAAACGATTCTCACATTTGGTCCGGTCGCCATTGATCCAGCCTTTCAACGGCAAGGTTTCGGTAAGCAATTGATGGAAGTGTCCATGAAGCGAGCTGTTGAACTTGGTTACGACACCATCGTGATTTTTGGCGATCCCGACAACTATGTCGAGCGCGGGTTTAAGAGTTGCCAGAAGTTCAATGTCTGGGCGGCAAATAACACGCAGCCCACTGCCATGCTCGTGAAGGTTCTCAAACCAAATGTACTGGATGGCAGAAAGTGGACTTATCACGAGAGCTCGGCGATGGGTTATGACAAAGAAGCCGCAGCACGTTTTGATGCCACCTTTCCAACCAAGGCAAAGGGCTATCAGGCTAGTCAAGAAGCCTTCTATATTTTGAGTCACTCTGTGTTAAAGTCGTGA
- a CDS encoding ECF transporter S component, translating into MDKWSLRDVVLLAFLAFLFGGVFMGADAIYAVVAAALTPLGYAPFANELLFGMWVMAAPMTTMLLRKKGSSILGECFAALAEMLYGSYFGPAVLLSGFVQGLGSEAGFMVTRYRRYDVVSLLYAAIGTTVFSFTYEYFKLGYGAYSLGMILALVVVRLLSVIFFGVVLVQLVLKLYEQAAGAKHLASR; encoded by the coding sequence ATGGATAAATGGTCTTTGCGCGATGTGGTTTTGCTGGCGTTTTTAGCCTTCCTCTTCGGCGGTGTTTTCATGGGTGCCGATGCAATTTATGCCGTTGTAGCAGCTGCTTTGACACCGCTGGGTTATGCACCGTTTGCCAATGAATTGTTGTTTGGCATGTGGGTGATGGCGGCGCCGATGACGACGATGCTGTTGCGAAAAAAAGGCAGTTCAATTTTAGGCGAATGTTTCGCTGCTTTAGCGGAGATGCTTTACGGGTCGTACTTTGGCCCAGCAGTCTTGCTTTCTGGATTTGTTCAAGGTTTGGGCAGCGAGGCCGGCTTTATGGTGACACGTTATCGGCGTTATGACGTCGTGAGTCTTTTGTACGCAGCGATTGGGACCACGGTGTTCAGTTTTACCTACGAGTATTTCAAACTTGGATACGGCGCTTACAGTCTTGGCATGATTTTGGCGCTTGTGGTGGTTCGCTTGTTGTCAGTGATCTTTTTCGGCGTTGTGCTGGTCCAACTCGTTCTGAAACTTTATGAACAGGCGGCTGGTGCCAAGCACTTGGCTAGCAGGTAG
- a CDS encoding ABC transporter ATP-binding protein, producing the protein MSIVLKAIRFHRETDLFTDLNFEFPTGALTVLTGDSGSGKSTLLSLIAGFAAMPYEGTILLNGHDDRNAAMQVKAQHVGMMFQNPDQQFTMRTLSGELSFALENLNLPVAEIQRRFAQAVALGETQALLDRDLSTLSGGEKQRAALTVLLAMDAPILLLDEPFASIDPTSRHLLIGKLGTLRDHGKTIVIAEHDLTDYADVADQLVALKNGELSRLPLATLTTLPTHFNLTQPRQATNKIFHLENVVCQQNHHILLQAPSWDFNDGITTLTGANGSGKSTLLRSMVQRHPYQGRMFLGQQRLRRRKRLYQTMTLAVQDAAKQFVTLTLADELAFGPALPAAVREKQQAALAYLGLAEKQTTSLYQLSEGQKKMVQLMTMLSLDLSFLLLDEPFSGLDDRACQYFAAWIKAKSATQAFLIVTHRLAPLAGISQQQVLLANHRLQVVQG; encoded by the coding sequence ATGAGTATTGTGTTAAAAGCGATACGGTTTCATCGCGAGACGGATTTGTTTACGGACTTGAATTTTGAATTTCCAACAGGAGCACTAACCGTTTTAACCGGTGATAGCGGCAGCGGGAAGTCGACTTTGCTCAGTTTGATCGCGGGATTTGCAGCGATGCCATACGAAGGCACTATTTTGCTGAATGGTCATGATGATCGGAACGCCGCGATGCAAGTCAAAGCACAGCATGTTGGCATGATGTTTCAAAACCCTGACCAGCAGTTTACGATGCGAACCTTGAGCGGTGAGTTGTCTTTTGCCTTGGAAAATCTGAATTTACCGGTTGCTGAAATTCAGCGGCGCTTTGCCCAGGCGGTTGCCCTTGGGGAGACTCAGGCATTGCTGGATCGTGACTTGAGTACCTTATCAGGCGGTGAAAAGCAGCGCGCGGCGTTAACGGTTTTGCTGGCGATGGATGCACCGATTTTGCTACTGGACGAGCCGTTTGCCAGCATTGATCCGACAAGTCGCCATCTGCTAATTGGAAAATTAGGGACGTTACGTGATCATGGCAAAACAATTGTGATCGCAGAGCATGACCTGACAGATTATGCCGATGTGGCAGATCAACTGGTTGCCTTGAAAAATGGCGAGCTAAGTCGGCTACCACTCGCAACGCTGACCACGCTACCGACGCATTTTAACCTCACGCAACCACGGCAGGCGACCAATAAAATCTTCCATCTGGAAAACGTTGTCTGCCAGCAAAATCACCATATCTTGCTTCAAGCACCGAGTTGGGATTTTAACGATGGCATCACCACCCTGACTGGGGCCAATGGGAGTGGCAAGTCCACCTTATTGCGATCGATGGTGCAGCGCCATCCTTATCAAGGCCGTATGTTCCTTGGTCAACAACGCTTGCGTCGCCGGAAACGACTTTATCAAACTATGACGCTGGCCGTGCAAGACGCGGCAAAACAATTCGTGACGTTGACGCTGGCTGATGAGCTAGCGTTTGGGCCGGCGTTACCGGCTGCGGTGCGGGAAAAACAGCAAGCCGCATTAGCTTATCTTGGACTAGCAGAAAAGCAGACCACTAGTCTTTACCAGTTGAGTGAAGGCCAGAAAAAGATGGTTCAGTTGATGACGATGCTGAGCTTAGATTTGTCATTTTTACTACTAGATGAACCATTTAGCGGCTTGGATGATCGCGCCTGTCAGTACTTTGCCGCATGGATTAAGGCTAAGTCGGCCACGCAAGCGTTTTTGATTGTGACGCATCGATTGGCACCGTTAGCTGGCATTAGCCAGCAACAGGTTTTGCTAGCCAATCACCGGTTGCAGGTTGTGCAGGGGTGA